agagcTGAGGTCACTCTAGGTAATATAATTAAGAAGAAAGGATGGAGGTGAGCCGTCACTCACATTCCCAAACACACTCACTTATGTTCATAAATAAACCCCCAGCTGAGCTGCTCCGCCCCttaaacaccccccccccccacacacacacacacaccactctttactgtgattaaAGTCATCCCACTCCCGTGAACGTCTCAGTTTAAAATTCTCACTCGCGTTTCCTCAAGTGACCACTAGGGCTCTAAAACTGAGTCCTCATGAAGCCTCGTGTTAAACTGCCCCagtttacaacagaaataaacatgtttacagcctggtacaaaaacaaacaaacaaacaaacaaaaacagttttggtCTCGGTAGGTGTATTTCACGTTCATGACAACGGTGTGAATTTTTACGTTGCTCatcatttaaaatgatattaagCGATGACAGAATGCATTAGGAGGTGTAGGCGGAGTCAACTCTAACAGCTGAGCTTTAAAACCGCTCCCCGAACCCCAAGGAGTGACGTCACAGAGAGTGTGACCAGATCTCTTTAGCCAGTCTATGGTAAAAACAAAGGGAGGACCCGGCTTTCATCCTAACGTATCATGGACATAAAGCTGGGTGAAGGAACAGCGCCACCTAGCTGCTAATGATGAACTAAACACAGCCACCAGATCGATTAGATAAATCCATCATCATCTTTCTGCATCCAACAGCAAAGAAACAAACTTCTGACactgaaaaagtaaaaactcaTGTGCGAGTGATTTAatgcaaactatttttttgtttgcttaatttcattttttcagGAGATCCAGTTTTGTGGTTACGACCAAAATCTACTGGGGAGGACAGTAAGTGTCGACGTAGCAACAGCAACACAGTTATACACGGCACATTTAGTCATTCAGTCACTTACGTTATTTTTACTGATAGAATGAAACCACCAGAATGttatttttgtaaacatttCCCTTTTATCACCTGCAGGgcggagacagagagaggctTGTCCAGAAAACACATCATCGAAGGTAAAAGTTTATCAAACTTCGTGTGATGTGTAAAAGCATTTTTCTCAGAtggctgctgtgtgtgttctgcGGTCACGTTTCACGTCAGTCCTGCAGAAATAAGCACGACGCATCCGCATGGTGAAATACTGACGTACATAGCGGAGGCAGCGCAGCACCATGTGACTCTGTGTTCAGAACGGAACgaacactaaaataaaaaataaataaaaaaattaaaaacgatTGGCCTCCAGTTGGCTGacgtcacgtggttcagaggaaacacgtgatagtcttgaTAGTCTTCGGCCTTAATGAAGAGTAGTAGCCtaaatgtggagccccctagtgacggggaggaattggacacgactaaattagggagaaaatcccCACAACCTTTAAAACACCCTTCTGGGGAGTCCAGAGCTCTGATTCAGTTCAGAAGGTTTAAAACGTCCTTGTTTTAACGATTGAACATCTTCCATAATCTTTTATCATGTGTCTGTTTTAACCTTGAAATAGTGTCCTGTTTTAGAAAACAATCATTAATCAGAATTTTAAAGAATGTACAGAACTGATTAAGTAAAGTGTAAATATGCAGTATAGCGAGATCCCCACGTGTTTCTCAGCGAAATGCGCTAACGcactaaatgttacagatgcACACAGATGTTTTGGATGCTGCATTGAGGTAAATAAGAAGCGAATGTACGTATCGTGTATGTACGTGTGGAGAAACCCAGGCAGATGTGCACCTGAGCTCCACAGTCACATGTTCAGCGGTTCTCACCTCCTCTTCTGGAGCACCATGTGCACCTCTGAgtgttttctcagcttccaGAACACCTGATTTAATCTAATCAGCTCATTAACAGCTTGTCCTtaattgaagtgtgtgtgatagagcagTGGAAACACTGGAGTGTGCCGGGCAGGAAGTGAGAACCACAGCTTAAACTATATGTACCAAAAACACTGCGCTCAGTAGTTTTAAAGTCCCATGTTTGGCTTTGGCTTCGACCTGTCCACCATGTCAGAAGATCTCTAAAGGTTTATTTGGTTCTAAGGTAGGTGATGTAAAGCATGGCCACTGTAAAAGCATCCATCATCCTGTTCTTTCTGGACCTGCTTGCTCGCTCATATTCATGACAGTGAACCTGTGAGCATCTGTGAGGCCCTGCAGGCAGAAGAGGGTGGATAGCGCTTTACTCCGAGTGGGTGATGCGTCCTTCACGTGTTGGAGGAGAGGAGGGTGGGTGGAGATTTCCACTgattaaaaaaagggggaaattaAATCCTAATAGTTTAATcctaatataaagtaaatgttgTTAATCTGCTAGAGATGATGATGTGATGACTCGGTGGGGGTTATAATGTCTCTGGCAGGTCTTCGAGGCTCTTTATCGAGACTGCAGCTGGACTATGTGGACATCGTCTTTGCAAATCGGAACGATGTGAACAGTCCAATGGAAGGTGAGTCCAGTTTAAATGTTAGTAAATACACAGAGGATTGAGACAATTggtcatttatatatatatatattaggggtGTGACGAGACGCTTTTCCCACGAGACGAGACACGAGACTGGGTTCACGAGACGAgacttttagacatttttttaaaagaaatcctCAATATATtgcaaaaacagcattttatttaactgaaaaacacaaaatgcaaaaaatgcatgtccattttaaaatcaactttatgaaataaaacttCTATTTTGATGAATGATATGCAGTAATAACATGTAAACACTGCAAAATATTTTCCCACAAACTGACAGGCAATTAATtgcacaataaaattaaatagtataaataaataaaaaataataaacaacgaAAATATCCCTTTACGTGCAATTAACCATAATTAGTGTAACACTATCAAAGTAGTGCTGTCTTAAAACTCAGAGTGCAAAACAATGAAGAAAATTGTCTTAAGCATGGAAAAAGAGCTGAGACCTACAGTGGGTAATGAGGTAATGACCTACACAGAACAGCCTAGGATATGGTCATGTTCTTCTTTAAGAATAAGGAAGGCGTACTGTGTGTGGATGAGTCGCCGAAATCCCAGATGTTCCACCACAGAAAAAGGTCTCGTATCTGCTGCAATGAAAACGCCGATGTCTCTTGTTCTTGCCGTGACTCTTGCATTGGATGGTGGAAGTTTAGCTGCGAAGGCATTTGTTATGGTTGTTGGCCCTTTCATGCGAAATGAATTGCTTTCCGTTTTCTTCACAGGCGCAGCTTTTAGTAACGAGCTGTGGTTGTTTTCTAAATGCTTTTGCATAGTGCTTGTGTTAGGAGAGGTGTACGGCGATCATTTCTTACAGTGTTTGCAAATTGTCTTTGTCTTGCTTGTCATTTTTTCGCCGTTTCTTATTTCCACAAGGGATCCAAAATGTTGCAACAACGATTTAAATGTCACGGGCGCATCTTCTATCCTTACTTCTCCCTCACACTCCATCAGGCCAATAATGCAAGAATATCGTCACGTTCTCACGAGATCTTGTACCACGAGATCTCGTCACActcctaatatatatattaggagtatatatatacatacatactgtatatatacagtgtttgtgtgtgtgtgtgtgttttgcagagGTGGTGCGCGCGATGACGTTTGTCATAAACCAAGGCATGGCCATGTACTGGGGGACGTCCCGCTGGAGCGCTATGGAGATAATGGTGTGTTCTGTACGGTGGCCCATCCTGTTTCATACAATTTCATTTaatgcagttttattttaaatcgctgtttttttaatctttgatcATCTTGTTGTGACCTCCCACCACTAGGAGGCGTACTCTGTTGCTCGACAGTTCAATCTGATCCCCCCGGTGTGTGAACAGGCCGAGTATCACTACTTCCAGAGGGACAAGGTGGAAGTGCAGCTGCCCGAGCTCTACCACAAAATCGGTTTGTCTGGAAAAAActcactgaaacacacaaagctattatttattatttatatatctgtTTATAATCGCATGTCAGTTCCTATCGCTAGTTATAAACTCTAATTTATATAGATAATAGTTccgttcaattcaattttatttatatagcgcttttaatgaTGGTcatgtctcaaagcagcttcacaaaaatataaagaaatttttaaaaaggaaacataataacaaataataacaataatcatgCAGTAATCTGTAACTGCATGACTCTCTGATTGGCTAAAGTCACTTTGATTGACAGGTCGGGAGGAAGAGTGCCCCACCCACCTGGGAAGTGATTGTATAATGTTCAATAATCATTATAATGCAAGGGTTCTGCAATCtgtccttacacacacacacacacacacacacacacacacacacacaccttcgtGCCCTCAAATGAAAAAGTCATTATAGAGCAATTAGTTTCTACATTTGGAGTTTCCATGTTTGGAATGAGGCCTGTTTAAAACAAGTctatctctctgtgtctctccctccctctctctatctctcccttcttctttccctccctctctccctccctctttcccctttcctctctctccctccctctctccctccctctttccctccctctctctctccctctctctatctctctctatctctctctctctctccctctctctccctccctctccctctctccctctctctctctctttccctccctctctctctccctctctctccctccctctctctctccctctctctctctctctctctctccccctctctctccctctctctctctccctctctccccctctctttccctccctctctccctctctctctctctctccctccctctccctctctctctctctccctccctctctctctctctctctccctctctctatccccctctctctctctccctctcactctctctctctccctctctctctctctcccaccctctctctctctctctctccctctctctatccccctctctctctctccctctctctctccctctctctctctctctccctccctctctctctctctctctctctccctctctctctctcccctccctctctctctctctccctccctctctctccctccctctctctccgtccctctctctatccccctctctctttctctccctccctctccctctctctctctctccctccctctctctctctctctctctctcaccccctCCACCTCCTCCGTGTGTCAGAGACTGATTTTCAGATTTTCTAGCCATAAACGTGATCGGTATGAGATTTGTTCTCTCCCTCCGTCAGGTGTGGGGGCGATGACCTGGTCTCCGTTGGCGTGTGGTTTGATCACCGGGAAATACAGTGACGGAGTTCCAGAATGTTCTCGAGCTGCAATGAAAGTGAGTCAtcttgtgctctctctctcactctctctctctctctctctctctctgtctcttacaCCATATGGTTCTTTTACAGCTGTTacttttgtgagtgtgtgtgtgtgtgtgtgtgaggagcgAGAGAGGGTGTAcgttcctcctcctcatcaagGTTTAGACTTTAATGTGCTCACTGTGAGAGAAACACTTTACATTTTCAGGATCATCCACTTCAggtttaaattgtgtgtgtgtgtgtgtgtgtgtgtgtcagggctATCAGTGGCTGAAGGAGCGCGTTCACAGTGAAGAAGGCCGCAGACAACTGGCTAAAATCAAAGAGCTCCACCTGCTGGCGGACAGGATCGGTTGCACCGCCGCACAGCTCGCTATCggtaaataataacaacaataacaacaacaacaataataacaataataataataataataataatgatataacatttattttcatttattgcgTCCTCTCTCCGTTTCCTCCAGCCTGGTGTTTGCGCAGTGAAGGTGTTAGTTCTGTATTGTTGGGCGTCTCAAACACAGATCAGCTACTGGAGAACTTAGGAGCACTtagggtaacacacacacacacacacacacaccgacacacacaccgacacacaccgacacacaccgacacacaccgacacacaccgacacacacacacacacacacacacacacacacacacagacacacacacacacacacacactcacacacacacacacacacacacacacacacacacactcacacacacatagacacacacacacacaccgacacacacacaccgacacacacacaccgacacacacacacagacacacacacacaccgacacacacaccgacacacacacacacacacacacacacacacacaccgacacacaccgacacacacacacacacacactcacacacacatagacacacacacacacacacaccgacacacacacacagacacacacacaccgacacacacaccgacacacactctcacacacacacacacacacacacacacactcacacacacacacacacacacactcacacacacatagacacacacacacacacacacactctcacacacacacacacagaccgacacacacacacagacacacacacaccaacacgcacacacacactctcacacacacacacacacacacacacactcacacacacatagacacacacacacacaccgacacaccgacacacacacacacaaacacacacacacacacacaaacacacacacacacacaccacacacacacacacacgcacacactcacacacatacacgcgcacacacacacacacacacacacacacaaacaaacatgatgaTAAGATTAAAGACACCTTACTTTTGAGGGCTTTTGTCTTTGTTGTGTTAGAgggaggccacacctcctccattttgactgacacacacaggccacacctcctccattttgactgacacacacaggccacacctcctccattttgactgacacacacaggccacaccttctccattttgactgacacacacaggccacacctcctccattttgactgacacacacaggccacacctcctccattttgactgacacacacaggctaCACCTCCTCCATtttgactgacacacacaggctaCACCTCCTCCATtttgactgacacacacaggccacaccttctccattttgactgacacacacaggccacacctcctccattttgactgacacacacaggcccCACCTCCTCCATtttgactgacacacacaggccacaccttctccattttgactgacacacacaggccacacctcctccattttgactgacacacacaggcccCACCTCCTCCATtttgactgacacacacaggctaCACCTCCTCCATtttgactgacacacacaggcccCACCTCCTCCATtttgactgacacacacaggccacacctctattttgactgacacacacaggccacaccttctccattttgactgacacacacaggccacaccttctccattttgactgacacacacaggccacacctcctccatTTTTACTTAACTTCAGTTagttaattaatttcattttctcCATTTTTGTGTTGAAATCAGTTGTATCCAACGCTAACATGTTTAGAACATGGacgatttttgttgttgtttttttgggttttCCTCAATCGACCCCCCAGGGTCCGTGACGCGAGACTCAGCCGACTGCTCATACAACATTAGGGGGCGCTGTAACACGCTCCGAGTCAGTTAGCTTGGGTGTGTATGATGTTGTAACATGTACACGTTCCTCCCTCACCACAGTTCTCTggcttttattttgacattGAGCTCTGCTTTGTTTTGGGGTTGATGGCATCACTGCTCTGTTCTTCTGCAGGTTCTCTCTCAGATGACTCCTCAGACGGTAAGCGAGATCGACGCTCTGCTGGGGAACAAGCCTCACTCCAAGAAAGAGTCGCGCGCGTGAGGACAGGACGAGACGGCGAGAATGAGCTGGCGAGGACCGAGTGCGACCGGGACGAACAGACGGCTTTCGCTTCCTCCCCTTCCTGTGTACTCCATCTCCCTGCATGGCTCCCGCAAACCACCGGGCTTCCAGAACGATCTGAACCAAACCCACTCCTGATCTTTTATACACGTGTTCCAGACACATCGCTATGACGATAACTAAGGAGAGTTTTTACTCCCGCGTCGAGAAAAAAATTagacaaatattttaatgagaGAGAACATCATGTCTTCCAGGTGAAACACATctaggggggggaggggggggggtggtggCTGCTGTTTACTGCTGATGACACAAATTAACTCCAAGCAGCAAAACACAactctgcagtgtgtgtgattgtgtgtgtgtgtgtgtgtgtgtgaacccaGTTTTCCACCAGCACACATTCGTCTCACTTTTTGCGTGCTGAATAATCACTAAATTGTAGTTAGCTTGTTTAACTTTAGCTTACCTTCACATTTGTGTATGATAACGTAGAGTAAAGTAATTACAGCTTATGTAGCTAGCAAGTTATAGCTAAACTAGCGGGAAATTGTGAATAAACCTACACTAAGATAACGtataatgttgtaaacattaaagcactttttgtaagtcgctctggataagagcgtctgccaaatgcctaaatgtaaatgtaaatgtataacgGCGGTGAAGAGCGTCCTGACCTCGACTTCTGATGCGATAACACTTacagcattttgttttttaggtGAAATGTCCACACGATGGAGGCTAACATCGCAAGCATCAGTACTTCATTCCTAAATGATAGGCCGAGCTCACTGAGATTCCATCTGATTTGTAATTGTATTACGAATCGTTTTTGTCCGTGAATTGATTCActtgattttcttaaagaagtTTTTTAAACTGATTTGTTGAAGTCCAGATTTGTGTTGCTAATTTAAAACCAGGTTTTGAAATTGCAGCACGGTTCTAGATAAGGCTTGAGTGCTGTGTTGGTGGaaaagcattgtgtgtgtgtgtgtgtgtgtgtttaatcattATCACAGCCTGCAATAGAAGTCACTCAGGCTTCTTAAAGAGTCACACCACTCTTTATTCCTCGAAATCATTTTCCCACTGTTTTTCACTCCCTCGGGAACAGCGGATGGACGAATCACCATGGCGACGACCGGGCCGGTGTTTAAAATGGAGCGAAAGTATGACACGAACCAATTTCATGAGTCTTCCTCCATCGTACCACCGTGGTCGACAAACTGTGCGCATGGCCCTTTAAACCAGTCTCCACtctcagcgtgtgtgtgtgtgtgtgtgtgtgtgtggctcctgtgctttaatactttttattatatctactatttataaatttattactTGCACAAAGCAAAACATGTTAGAGGTCAAAGTTCAGTAAGACTAGGCCAATCAGTTTAGAcattcgagtgtgtgtgtgtgtgtgtgtggacaccgTTCACTATGAAGATGTTAGTTGGTATAAAGCTTGtcccatgtttaaaaaaacaaaaacaaaaacacaacaccaCCAATGCTGGTGTTTTTCCCATCAGACATCACGCCAGCTCGCTATCTACTTAGCCAGCTCTTTAGCTTAGCAACAAGTAGCTGTTTCACCCACAACACCGGCTTGGCACATCTAGTGATGTTTTAGCTGTTACTTActgcttttttctttaataactgCCCGTGTTG
This genomic stretch from Clarias gariepinus isolate MV-2021 ecotype Netherlands unplaced genomic scaffold, CGAR_prim_01v2 scaffold_37, whole genome shotgun sequence harbors:
- the LOC128517163 gene encoding voltage-gated potassium channel subunit beta-2, which translates into the protein MQVSFACTEHNLKSRSEDRLCGLRAAPPPGGSSGGGGGSGGGGGCGGGVERSSVQVSNGNYAPQNSVKIRDVTGSRGVTQGHAHMKEAFGRHSNMKYRNLGKSGLRVSCLGLGTWVTFGSQISDEMAESLMTIAYENGVNLFDTAEVYASGRAEVTLGNIIKKKGWRRSSFVVTTKIYWGGQAETERGLSRKHIIEGLRGSLSRLQLDYVDIVFANRNDVNSPMEEVVRAMTFVINQGMAMYWGTSRWSAMEIMEAYSVARQFNLIPPVCEQAEYHYFQRDKVEVQLPELYHKIGVGAMTWSPLACGLITGKYSDGVPECSRAAMKGYQWLKERVHSEEGRRQLAKIKELHLLADRIGCTAAQLAIAWCLRSEGVSSVLLGVSNTDQLLENLGALRVLSQMTPQTVSEIDALLGNKPHSKKESRA